The following are encoded together in the Chiroxiphia lanceolata isolate bChiLan1 chromosome 8, bChiLan1.pri, whole genome shotgun sequence genome:
- the EGR2 gene encoding E3 SUMO-protein ligase EGR2 has translation MGSDVPGIQGAPINSYRQTCPPARAAAGARRSRGIAATAPPRRGGRPPAHAAPAPRRPPAPVVGGRGKRPLLALPFPPRAPTAGRERRSRGRPTAPMMTAKAVDKIPVTLGGFVHQLPEGIYPADDISAALPTSVAIFPNADLAGPFDQMSGVAGDGMINVDMGDKRALDLPYGGGFAPNAPASRNQTFTYMGKFSIDPQYPGAGCYPEGIINIVSAGILQGVSTPSSATSSAASSASSAASSATAASAASPNPLAGALGCTMAQGQPADLEHLYSPPPPPYSGCGDLYPQDPSSAFLPAAGGGALPFPPPPSYPSPKAAAADGGLFTMIPEYGGFFPPPQCQRELHPGPDRKPFPCPLDSLRVPPPLTPLSTIRNFTMGAPPAGAAPGSAPGGGGEGAGARLPAGAYSPHHLPLRPILRPRKYPNRPSKTPVHERPYPCPAEGCDRRFSRSDELTRHIRIHTGHKPFQCRICMRNFSRSDHLTTHIRTHTGEKPFACDFCGRKFARSDERKRHTKIHLRQKERKGAAGGGGCPQPGGGSGAALAPCAARTRTP, from the exons ATGGGCAGTGACGTCCCGGGCATTCAGGGGGCCCCCATAAATAGTTACCGCCAGACTTGTCCTCCAGCGCGAGctgcggcgggagcgcggcgcTCCCGGGGCATCGCGGCCACCGCACCGCCGCGACGGGGCGGCCGCCCGCCCGCACATGCCGCGCCGGCTCCCCGCCGTCCCCCCGCGCCGGTAGTGGGAGGCAGGGGGAAGCGCCCCCTCCTCGCCCTCCCCTTCCCGCCCCGAGCGCCCACCGCCGGCCGGGAGCGCCGCTCCCGCGGCCGCCCCACTGCCCCCATGATGACCGCCAAGGCGGTGGACAAGATCCCGGTGACCCTCGGCGGATTCGTGCACCAGCTCCCCGAGGGCATTTACCCCGCGGATGACATTTCGGCCGCGCTGCCAACTTCGGTGGCGATCTTCCCCAATGCCGACCTGGCAGGGCCGTTTGACCAGATGAGCGGTGTGGCAGGAG ACGGCATGATCAACGTGGACATGGGCGACAAGCGGGCCCTGGACCTGCCCTACGGCGGCGGCTTCGCGCCCAACGCCCCGGCTTCCCGCAACCAGACCTTCACCTACATGGGCAAATTCTCCATCGACCCGCAGTACCCCGGCGCCGGTTGCTACCCCGAGGGCATCATCAACATCGTGAGCGCGGGGATCCTGCAGGGGGTCAGCACGCCCTCCTCCGCCACCTCCTCTGCCGCCTCCTCCGCCTCCTCCGCCGCCTCCTCGGCCaccgccgcctccgccgcctCCCCCAACCCGCTGGCCGGGGCCCTCGGCTGCACCATGGCACAGGGCCAGCCGGCCGACCTGGAGCATCTCTActcgccgccgcctccgccctACTCGGGCTGCGGTGACCTGTACCCGCAAGACCCCTCCTCGGCTTTCCTGCCCGCCGCCGGCGGCGGGGCGCTGCCTTTTCCCCCGCCGCCCTCCTACCCCTCCCCGAAGGCGGCGGCGGCCGACGGCGGGCTCTTCACCATGATCCCTGAGTACGGCGGCTTCTTCCCGCCGCCCCAGTGCCAGCGGGAGCTGCACCCTGGCCCCGACCGCaagcccttcccctgccccctcGACTCGCTCCGCGTCCCGCCGCCCCTCACGCCGCTCTCCACCATCCGCAACTTCACCATGGGGGCGCCCCCGGCGGGCGCCGCCCCCGGCAGCGCTCCCGGCGGCGGGGGCGAGGGTGCGGGAGCCCGGCTGCCCGCCGGCGCCTACAGCCCGCACCACCTGCCGCTGCGGCCCATCCTGCGGCCCCGCAAGTACCCCAACCGGCCCAGCAAGACGCCGGTCCACGAACGGCCCTACCCCTGCCCCGCCGAGGGCTGCGACCGCCGCTTCTCCCGCTCCGACGAGCTCACCCGGCACATCCGCATCCACACGGGCCACAAGCCCTTCCAGTGTCGCATCTGCATGCGGAACTTCAGCCGCAGCGACCACCTCACCACCCACATCCGCACGCACACCGGCGAGAAGCCCTTTGCCTGCGACTTCTGTGGCAGGAAGTTCGCCCGCTCCGACGAGAGGAAGCGGCACACCAAGATCCACCTGCGCCAGAAGGAGCGGAAAGGAGCGGCAGGCGGCGGCGGGTGCCCGCAGcccggcggcgggagcggcgcggccCTGGCCCCCTGCGCGGCGCGGACGCGGACGCCCTGA